CGAAATAGGTGCTATTTCGGAAGGAATGAAGTCACTGGGTCATGTTGCCGAAATGAAATCAATAACGGAGATTAGTTACGATGAAAACTCAAATATTATTACTGCTCCCTGCTACATGATGGAAGCAACATTGCTGGAAGTAAGAAACAATATTAAACAGGCTGTAGACAAAATGTTTGAATTAATTTAGCATGAATATAAAAGTAAGCGACAAAATCGACAAAAAATCATATGATAGAATAGTTGAGCTTCTGAATGAATATAATCTTAGTAAAGGTCATAAATACAATAGTAAAAATAATAAACCCCTTGAAATAGTTCTAAGAGATAACGACAATGAAATTATTGGTGGGCTTTTTGGCCGTTCTCTATGGGAAACCTTAGAGATAAAAACTCTTGCTGTTAATCCCGAAAACAGAAATATGGGACTGGGCAAAAGGCTACTTGATGAAGCCGAAAAAGAAGCTATAAGAAGAAGTTGCAGATATATTACTTTAGATACCTTTTCATTTCAGGCACCGGAGTTCTATGAAAAAAATGGTTTTGAAAAAATTGGTACTGAATCTGATTTTCCGAAAGGATTTGAAAGATACTATTACAGAAAAAAAATACAAAAAATGTAAATCAAACTAATCCATTCATAATAAATAAAGTAGCACTTGTAATTAAATCTTTGATTTTATCAATGTAATTATCAGATATTAATTTTTAGTAACACATTTGCATCAGAAAACAACTATAGTTGCTTTCTAACTTCACAAAGAGTAGTTAAGTGAGAGTTTTTCATAGTAAGATTTTGGGTTAGTTTAAAAAAGATCTGTTTCGTTCG
The DNA window shown above is from Bacteroidota bacterium and carries:
- a CDS encoding GNAT family N-acetyltransferase, yielding MNIKVSDKIDKKSYDRIVELLNEYNLSKGHKYNSKNNKPLEIVLRDNDNEIIGGLFGRSLWETLEIKTLAVNPENRNMGLGKRLLDEAEKEAIRRSCRYITLDTFSFQAPEFYEKNGFEKIGTESDFPKGFERYYYRKKIQKM